In the Malus domestica chromosome 16, GDT2T_hap1 genome, one interval contains:
- the LOC103426073 gene encoding protein transport protein SEC24 C-like has protein sequence MQPRPDSLADNMQNMNLNRPPSMPNSAPPRPSPFGQQPPFPSTAPPAGAGAPSAPPPFSRPGPPPAAFARPAAPAPRSGPPQPTLSPVTTPVRPAGPPVGQPSSFPSRPPPGSFPPVGGVAPASGPPPIGPIGPASGPPPGLQSMPPTTAPGRMLSNGPPMFGYGAMSGGPRFPPSGNAPQPPVGHPPAMAPAPAAGPPRTPSMHSVLGGSAVSSPPGPTVQQPPPLSAAPPFSAPPQSMRPPASGSPYGSQTWPVQQGQVAPPLQFPGSAQPPRMFGMPPPPLPNQSMTTISPAGQTGTPLAGSSKIDPTQIPRPIPSSSMLIHETRQGNQANPPPPATTDYIVRDTGNCSPRYMRCTINQIPCTADLLTTSGMPLALLVEPFALPHPNEEPIQVVDFGESGPVRCSRCKGYINPFMKFIDQGRKFICNLCGFTDETPRDYHCNLGPDGRRRDADERPELCRGTVEFVASKEYMVRDPMPAVYFFLIDVSMNAIQTGATAAACSALSQVIADLPEGPRTMVGIATFDSTIHFYNLKRALQQPLMLIVPDVQDVYTPLETDVVVQLSECRQHLEQLLESIPTMFQNSKTAESAFGAAIKAAFLAIKSTGGKLLVFQSVLASTGIGALSAREAEGRANISSAEKEAHKLLQPADKTLKTMAIEFAEYQVCVDLFITTQSYIDIASISVIPRTTGGQLYYYYPFSAVSDPAKLYNDLRWNVTRPQGFEAVMRVRCSQGIQVQEYHGSFCKRIPTDVDLPGIDCDKTIMVTLKHDDKLQDGSECGFQCAVLYTTVYGQRRIRVATLSLPCTSMLSNLFRAADLDTQFACFMRQAANEIPSSHLLHVREQVTNLCISSLLSYRKFCATVSSSGQLILPEALKLLPLYTLALIKSVGLRTDGKIDERSFWINHVSSLSVPLAVPLVYPRMMAIHDLESKREGDDSLIPPVIPLSSEHVRNEGIYLLENGDDCLIYIGNLVDSGILQQLFGITSADELPTQFVLQQYDNPLSKKLNDAVNEIRRQRCSYLRLKLCKKGDPSGTLFFSYMVEDQSPNGPSYVEFLVHVHRQIQIKMAS, from the exons ATGCAGCCCCGCCCTGATTCATTAGCCGATAATATGCAGAATATGAATCTTAATCGGCCGCCTTCCATGCCTAATTCTGCCCCTCCTAGACCATCCCCTTTCGGCCAACAGCCCCCTTTTCCTTCAACAGCCCCTCCTGCCGGTGCCGGGGCTCCTTCTGCACCACCTCCTTTTTCTCGGCCCGGCCCTCCCCCGGCTGCCTTTGCAAGACCCGCAGCACCAGCACCGCGATCGGGACCCCCGCAACCAACACTATCCCCAGTCACCACCCCAGTAAGACCCGCCGGGCCGCCGGTTGGCCAGCCTTCATCTTTCCCGTCTCGACCGCCTCCTGGGTCGTTTCCCCCTGTGGGCGGGGTAGCTCCTGCTTCTGGGCCACCACCAATTGGTCCAATTGGTCCGGCATCAGGTCCTCCCCCAGGTCTTCAGAGCATGCCGCCTACGACTGCACCGGGTAGAATGTTGAGTAATGGGCCACCAATGTTTGGTTACGGTGCTATGTCGGGTGGACCTCGTTTCCCTCCCAGTGGAAATGCACCTCaaccacctgttggacatccaCCAGCAATGGCACCAGCACCAGCCGCGGGTCCACCACGAACCCCATCCATGCACTCCGTGCTGGGTGGTTCGGCAGTTAGTTCTCCACCAGGTCCTACTGTTCAGCAGCCACCACCATTGTCGGCAGCCCCGCCATTTTCAGCTCCACCTCAAAGCATGCGGCCACCAGCTTCAGGCTCTCCCTATGGCTCACAGACATGGCCAGTGCAACAAGGGCAG GTGGCTCCACCTTTGCAATTTCCTGGTTCTGCTCAACCACCTAGAATGTTTGGAATGCCACCCCCACCACTACCAAATCAGTCCATGACTACCATCTCACCTGCTGGTCAAACTGGTACTCCTTTGGCTGGGTCATCCAAGATTGATCCCACTCAAATTCCTCGGCCTATACCAAGTTCATCGATGCTCATTCATGAAACTCGTCAGGGCAATCAGGCAAATCCACCTCCG CCTGCTACAACTGATTATATTGTCAGAGACACTGGGAATTGCAGTCCACGTTACATGAGGTGCACCATCAATCAG ATACCATGCACTGCAGATCTTTTAACGACGTCAGGAATGCCATTAGCTTTGTTGGTTGAACCTTTTGCCCTTCCTCATCCAAATGAGGAACCAATCCAA GTTGTGGATTTCGGTGAAAGTGGTCCTGTTCGATGCTCTCGTTGCAAAGGCTACATAAATCCTTTCATGAAGTTCATTGACCAGGGCAGGAAATTCATCTGTAATCTTTGTG GATTTACCGATGAGACTCCCCGTGACTACCACTGCAATCTTGGTCCAGATGGTAGACGCAGAGATGCTGATGAGAGGCCTGAGCTATGTAGAGGAACAGTTGAATTTGTTGCTTCAAAAGAATACATG GTACGTGATCCCATGCCAGCTGTGTACTTCTTCCTCATTGATGTATCCATGAATGCCATTCAAACTGGTGCAACAGCTGCAGCTTGCAGTGCACTCAGTCAAGTTATTGCTGATCTTCCG GAAGGTCCTCGGACAATGGTGGGAATTGCAACATTTGACTCAACGATCCATTTTTACAATTTGAAACGTGCACTGCAGCAG CCTTTGATGCTTATTGTTCCTGATGTGCAAGATGTTTACACTCCTCTGGAGACTGATGTAGTGGTCCAGCTTTCCGAG TGCCGCCAACATTTGGAGCAATTGTTGGAAAGTATTCCAACCATGTTTCAAAACAGTAAAACTGCTGAATCAGCCTTTGGTGCGGCAATCAAG GCTGCTTTCTTGGCAATTAAGAGTACTGGAGGGAAACTTTTGGTGTTTCAGTCAG TGTTGGCATCAACTGGAATTGGAGCACTCTCTGCTAGAGAGGCCGAAGGAAGAGCAAATATATCCTCAGCTGAGAAG GAGGCCCATAAATTACTCCAACCAGCTGACAAAACTTTAAAGACAATGGCAATTGAGTTTGCTGAATATCAA GTTTGTGTTGACTTGTTTATCACTACTCAGTCATACATAGACATTGCTTCTATCTCTGTTATCCCAAGAACAACCGGAGGGCAG CTTTACTATTACTACCCCTTCTCAGCTGTCTCTGATCCTGCAAAGCTCTACAACGATCTTAGATGGAATGTCACAAGGCCTCAAGGTTTTGAGGCGGTGATGCGTGTAAGATGCAGCCAG GGTATTCAAGTTCAAGAGTACCATGGAAGCTTTTGCAAACGTATTCCTACGGATGTTGACCTACCCGGG ATTGACTGTGACAAAACTATTATGGTGACCTTAAAACATGATGATAAATTACAGGATGGCTCAGAATGTGGTTTCCag TGTGCCGTTTTATACACAACTGTGTATGGCCAACGGAGAATTCGAGTTGCAACTTTATCTCTGCCATGCACTAGTATGCTAAGTAATCTGTTCCGTGCTGCTGATTTGGACACTCAATTTGCATGTTTCATGAGGCAAG CGGCAAATGAAATTCCTTCAAGTCACCTCTTGCATGTACGGGAACAAGTGACAAATCTGTGCATTAGTAGTCTGCTTTCATATCGTAAATTTTGTGCTACTGTATCATCTTCTGGACAGCTTATTTTACCGGAGGCACTGAAGCTCCTGCCTCTATACACCCTTG CATTAATCAAAAGTGTGGGGCTACGAACTGATGGAAAAATAGATGAGCGATCCTTCTGGATCAACCATGTTTCTTCCCTTTCGGTTCCTTTGGCTGTTCCACTAGTGTACCCGAGAATGATGGCTATTCATGACCTTGAATCCAAAAGG GAGGGAGATGATTCTCTAATACCTCCGGTGATTCCGCTTTCTAGCGAACACGTGCGTAACGAGGGAATTTATCTTCTCGAGAATGGTGACGACTGTTTAATATATATTGGGAATTTGGTGGATTCTGGAATTTTGCAACAACTGTTTGGAATCACCTCTGCTGATGAACTTCCCACACAG TTTGTGCTACAGCAGTATGATAATCCATTATCAAAGAAGCTGAATGATGCGGTAAATGAAATACGGCGCCAGAGATGTTCCTACCTTCG CTTAAAATTATGTAAGAAAGGAGATCCATCAG GAACATTGTTTTTCTCATATATGGTCGAAGACCAGAGTCCGAATGGCCCCTCCTACGTTGAATTTCTGGTGCATGTCCATCGGCAAATACAGATAAAAATGGCATCATAA